One stretch of Ostrinia nubilalis chromosome 11, ilOstNubi1.1, whole genome shotgun sequence DNA includes these proteins:
- the LOC135076179 gene encoding ras-related protein Rab-4B: MSESYEYLFKFLVIGSAGTGKSSLLNNFIGNKFKEDRCHTIGVEFGSKIVNIGGKSTKLQIWDTAGQERFRSVTRSYYRGAAGALLVYDITSRDSFNALANWLRDARTLASPNIVILLVGNKKDLEESREVTFTEASQFAQENELMFLETSAKTGENVEEAFLKCSKTILAKIETGELDPERIGSGIQYGTCTSKKLSAPKKPARTPSECACRV, translated from the exons ATGTCGGAATCTTACG AATATCTGTTCAAGTTCCTAGTTATTGGAAGTGCTGGGACTGGAAAATCTAGTCTTCTGAATAATTTTATTGGGAACAAAT TTAAAGAAGACAGATGTCATACAATTGGTGTTGAATTTGGTTCCAAGATTGTCAATATTGGAGGTAAATCAACAAAACTGCAAATATGGGACACTGCTGGACAGGAAAGGTTCCGCTCAGTTACTCGATCTTATTACCGGGGTGCTGCTGGGGCCCTGCTTGTCTATGATATCACTTCGCGTGATTCATTCAATGCCTTGGCCAATTGGCTCCGTGACGCAAGAACTCTGGCTAGCCCGAATATAGTGATCTTGCTTGTTGGCAATAAGAAAGATTTGGAAGAATCAAGGGAAGTCACATTCACAGAAGCCAGCCAATTTGCTCAGGAAAATG AGTTAATGTTCCTGGAAACAAGTGCTAAAACAGGAGAAAATGTGGAGGAAGCATTTTTGAAATGCTCCAAAACAATACTAGCCAAAATTGAAACTGGGGAGTTAGACCCTGAGAGGATTGGTTCCGGAATCCAGTATGGCACATGCACATCTAAGAAGTTAAGTGCACCGAAGAAACCTGCTCGGACACCCTCCGAGTGTGCTTGTCGTGTTTAG